A portion of the Cytophagales bacterium genome contains these proteins:
- a CDS encoding TonB-dependent receptor produces MKLRRLCVYFSTFFLIKLLLLSNGVYAQKGKITGTVSDKFGPLPGAHLIIVGTTIGTSANVNGVYTLEAEPGTYQLKASFVTYAPVINPVKVTASKDATVSFMLKTGSMLDEVVELGSRTQSRSLMETAVPVDVYWPRDLSNSSQTNVGQILQYLAPSFHSTHQTISDGTDHIDPATLRGLGPDQVLVLINGKRRHTSSLVNVNGTVGRGTVGTDLNAIPIAAVDHIEILRDGAAAQYGSDAIAGVINIVLKEQTGIISGNVTTGITQQGDGLVKQANANYGFEIGNGGFVNVTGDYTERGSVNRSGDYTGTVYGDARDSNLDSMDVFWANTGYENHRVMEIGNSATTNASMFFNSVVPIKAGVELYANGGFNFRKGEARGFYRFPKDENKVVLELYRYGFSPQIHTDIHDRSFTAGIRGEKNEWITDFSNTVGSNKFDFTVKNSDNASLGTATPTTFYCGGFQYSQNTSNLDISRKFDSLSWVNSVNMAFGAEFRLENYRIIAGEDASWIDGSDTLSDGSSRKAGAQVFPGFQPQNELIKNRTNTAAYIDIETEITSKLLFGTAARYELYSDFGDNFTWKLVSRYKVTDRISVRGAYNTGFRAPSLHQLYFNNLSTQFIGGVAVQVGTFNNQSTVTKAFGIKQLEPEISNNASLGVTAKLTDHLSLTIDGYLINIKDRIVLSGRFDSNADPLYANILDPLGAGAAQFFTNAVDTKTQGIDVVSSYYGNLGPGRLTATLAANFTETKVVGDIKAPDLLKGKEDILYNREEISRIEVAQPNSKINLLLTYEVGKWYFLLRNTRFGVVEYIDPKFESRDQVFSPKIITDLSISYKFNNNLKLTIGANNILDVYPDKHEHSENINSGMFVYSRRVQQFGVNGAFYFAKMTLSL; encoded by the coding sequence ATGAAATTAAGAAGATTATGTGTATATTTTAGTACTTTCTTTTTAATTAAATTACTTTTATTATCTAACGGGGTTTACGCCCAAAAAGGAAAGATTACCGGAACAGTATCAGATAAATTTGGCCCTTTACCTGGCGCTCATTTAATTATAGTAGGTACAACGATTGGTACAAGCGCTAATGTAAATGGCGTATACACCCTCGAAGCTGAACCAGGCACTTATCAATTAAAGGCGAGTTTTGTTACATACGCTCCCGTAATCAACCCGGTAAAGGTTACTGCCTCAAAAGATGCTACAGTAAGCTTTATGCTTAAGACCGGTAGTATGCTTGATGAGGTAGTTGAATTAGGTTCCAGGACACAATCCCGTTCACTAATGGAAACTGCAGTACCGGTTGATGTGTACTGGCCCAGGGACCTTAGCAATTCTTCTCAAACAAATGTTGGCCAGATCCTTCAATACCTTGCTCCTTCTTTCCACTCAACACATCAAACCATATCTGACGGTACCGACCACATAGATCCTGCAACCTTAAGAGGGCTTGGTCCCGACCAGGTATTAGTATTGATCAACGGAAAGAGAAGGCACACCAGCTCATTGGTGAATGTCAATGGCACCGTAGGTAGGGGAACGGTCGGCACAGACCTCAATGCGATACCAATAGCAGCAGTAGATCACATTGAGATTCTCAGGGACGGTGCAGCTGCTCAATACGGTTCGGATGCTATTGCCGGGGTGATCAATATTGTCTTAAAAGAGCAAACAGGTATCATTTCGGGCAACGTTACCACAGGCATCACGCAGCAAGGTGATGGACTGGTAAAACAAGCCAATGCCAACTATGGATTTGAAATTGGTAATGGAGGATTTGTGAATGTTACGGGAGATTATACTGAAAGAGGATCGGTAAATAGATCAGGGGATTATACAGGGACAGTTTACGGTGATGCAAGAGATTCTAATCTTGATTCGATGGATGTTTTCTGGGCTAATACAGGATATGAAAATCACAGAGTAATGGAGATCGGAAATTCTGCCACCACTAATGCCAGCATGTTTTTCAATTCGGTTGTGCCAATAAAAGCCGGAGTAGAACTATACGCAAATGGGGGGTTCAACTTCAGAAAAGGTGAAGCCAGGGGATTCTACAGGTTTCCTAAAGATGAAAATAAAGTGGTTCTTGAACTTTATCGTTACGGTTTTTCTCCTCAGATACATACCGACATTCACGACCGTTCATTTACTGCAGGCATAAGAGGTGAAAAGAACGAGTGGATCACCGATTTCAGCAACACCGTGGGCAGCAACAAATTTGATTTCACAGTAAAAAACTCAGACAATGCTTCTTTGGGTACTGCTACTCCGACCACTTTCTATTGTGGCGGATTCCAGTACAGTCAGAACACAAGCAACCTGGATATTTCCAGGAAATTCGACAGCCTCTCATGGGTCAATTCTGTTAACATGGCTTTTGGTGCGGAATTCCGTCTTGAAAATTACCGGATAATTGCAGGTGAAGACGCCTCCTGGATTGATGGGAGTGATACGTTGTCTGACGGATCATCAAGAAAAGCCGGTGCCCAGGTTTTCCCTGGTTTTCAACCACAAAATGAATTGATCAAAAACAGGACCAACACTGCAGCTTACATAGATATTGAGACAGAGATAACCTCTAAACTTTTGTTTGGTACTGCTGCACGATATGAACTGTATAGCGATTTTGGTGATAACTTTACCTGGAAATTAGTTTCCCGTTACAAAGTTACTGATCGTATTTCTGTTCGCGGGGCTTACAATACCGGATTTCGTGCACCCTCACTCCACCAGCTATACTTCAATAATTTGAGCACGCAGTTTATTGGAGGAGTAGCAGTACAGGTTGGAACTTTCAACAACCAGAGCACTGTAACCAAAGCTTTCGGCATTAAACAACTGGAACCGGAGATATCAAACAATGCAAGTTTGGGTGTTACCGCTAAGTTAACAGATCACTTGTCATTAACTATAGATGGATATTTGATCAACATTAAAGACAGAATTGTCCTTTCAGGGAGGTTTGATTCAAATGCAGACCCACTTTATGCTAATATACTTGACCCGCTCGGTGCAGGAGCTGCACAATTCTTCACCAATGCTGTTGATACGAAAACCCAGGGAATTGATGTTGTAAGTTCTTACTACGGCAATTTAGGACCGGGACGACTCACTGCCACCCTGGCAGCTAACTTTACCGAAACCAAAGTAGTGGGGGATATTAAAGCGCCTGATCTGTTAAAAGGAAAAGAAGACATACTGTATAACCGTGAAGAGATTTCACGTATTGAAGTTGCACAGCCCAACAGCAAGATCAACCTGCTGCTTACTTATGAAGTTGGAAAATGGTACTTCTTATTGCGTAATACCAGATTTGGCGTGGTAGAATACATTGATCCTAAATTTGAATCAAGAGACCAGGTTTTCTCTCCTAAAATAATTACTGACCTCAGCATTAGTTACAAGTTTAACAACAACCTGAAATTGACGATTGGCGCCAATAATATACTGGATGTATATCCCGATAAGCACGAACACTCTGAGAATATAAACAGCGGCATGTTTGTTTACAGCAGGAGAGTGCAGCAATTTGGGGTAAATGGAGCGTTTTATTTTGCTAAAATGACATTGAGCTTGTAA